The Gemmatimonadota bacterium genome window below encodes:
- a CDS encoding enoyl-CoA hydratase/isomerase family protein, whose protein sequence is MNESSFIRTERDGDLAVVTIDRQDKLNALNAQVIDGLEHAFDAVAGSDARGVVLTGAGSRAFVAGADIGELATLDPQGGMRASRRGQEVLAAIEGYDVPVIAAVNGYALGGGCELALACHLRIASENAVFGLPEVGLGIIPGYGGTVRLARIVGMGRALEMTLTGDPVKAEQAREMGLVSSVSPQDGLLKAAKKLMRRVTRNGPVAVRFALEAVRNSWDSPPDKAFAFESSLFGVLAGTADMKEGMAAFLERRRAEFTGG, encoded by the coding sequence ATGAACGAATCCTCCTTCATCCGGACCGAGAGAGACGGCGACCTCGCGGTCGTTACCATCGACCGCCAGGACAAGCTGAACGCCCTCAATGCCCAGGTGATCGACGGGCTGGAACACGCCTTCGACGCCGTCGCCGGGAGCGACGCCAGAGGTGTGGTGCTGACCGGCGCCGGGTCCCGCGCCTTCGTCGCCGGAGCCGACATCGGAGAACTGGCGACGCTCGATCCGCAGGGCGGCATGCGCGCGAGTCGGCGAGGGCAGGAGGTCCTGGCGGCCATCGAGGGCTACGACGTTCCGGTGATCGCGGCCGTGAACGGCTACGCGCTGGGGGGCGGCTGCGAACTCGCTCTCGCATGTCACCTGAGGATCGCGAGCGAAAACGCCGTCTTCGGACTGCCCGAGGTCGGGCTCGGCATCATCCCCGGCTACGGCGGCACCGTCCGTCTCGCCCGCATCGTGGGCATGGGGCGCGCCCTCGAGATGACTCTGACCGGAGACCCCGTCAAGGCGGAACAGGCTCGCGAAATGGGACTCGTCTCGAGTGTCTCGCCTCAGGATGGTCTCCTGAAGGCGGCGAAAAAGCTCATGCGTCGCGTCACCCGGAACGGTCCGGTCGCGGTCCGTTTCGCTCTGGAGGCCGTACGCAATTCCTGGGACTCCCCGCCCGACAAGGCGTTCGCCTTCGAATCCTCCCTTTTCGGTGTTCTCGCGGGCACCGCCGACATGAAGGAGGGCATGGCCGCCTTCCTCGAACGGCGGCGCGCCGAGTTCACGGGAGGATAG
- the ssb gene encoding single-stranded DNA-binding protein — MSRSLNKVMLIGNVGGDPDVRTTRSGTRYAKLSLATNRRWKNRQDGSEQEKTEWHRLTFWGRTAEIVEQYVSKGARLYIEGRIEYSESESRDGQTRYWTDVIVEDMLMLGSDGAGRGGGFQRSDSRGGGDGFQRPSGGAGGGEGGGGRPAEPTGGDDDDLPF, encoded by the coding sequence ATGAGTCGTTCACTCAACAAGGTCATGCTCATCGGTAACGTGGGAGGCGATCCCGACGTGCGCACGACCCGATCCGGCACCAGGTACGCCAAGCTGTCGTTGGCGACCAACCGCCGTTGGAAAAACAGGCAGGACGGTTCCGAACAGGAAAAGACCGAATGGCACCGGCTCACGTTCTGGGGACGAACCGCTGAGATCGTCGAGCAGTACGTGTCCAAGGGAGCACGCCTCTACATCGAGGGGCGGATCGAGTACTCCGAGAGCGAGTCGCGAGACGGTCAGACCCGTTACTGGACCGACGTCATCGTCGAGGACATGCTCATGCTCGGCTCGGACGGAGCCGGACGAGGCGGCGGCTTCCAGCGGTCGGACTCCCGCGGCGGTGGCGACGGATTCCAGAGGCCGAGCGGCGGGGCGGGCGGCGGCGAAGGTGGAGGAGGCCGACCCGCCGAGCCCACCGGCGGGGACGACGACGACCTGCCGTTCTAG
- a CDS encoding acetyl-CoA C-acyltransferase codes for MNHSSKNGPVVISGKRTGFGGFGGSLARMTATDLGVASSKAAIAAAGVEPEAVDETFFGNVMQTSSDAIYLARHVGLRSGVPKERPALTVNRLCGSGFEAMVQGARAILSGEAKVCLAGGAESMSQAPHVVRSARWGELRLGPAKGAFGDTLWDALLDSYCGLSMAETAEELADRYEVTREEADTVALRSQRRAAAALREGRFDEELAAVTLRGRKGEKLFQADEHLRPDTTAEGLAGLRPYFRKDGVVTAGNASGIGDGAASAVLASEEWAEAQGIRPLGRILAWAFVGVEPKVMGIGPAPAARAAIAKAGLSMADIDLFEINEAFAAQYRAVERELELDPERTNVNGGAIALSHPLAASGARITIHLLHELRRRGKRFGLGAACIGGGQGGAVVVEAL; via the coding sequence ATGAACCACTCCAGCAAGAACGGCCCGGTCGTTATCTCGGGCAAGCGCACCGGATTCGGAGGCTTCGGCGGCAGCCTCGCCCGCATGACGGCCACCGATCTCGGGGTCGCCAGTTCCAAGGCCGCGATCGCAGCGGCAGGCGTCGAACCCGAAGCCGTCGACGAGACCTTTTTCGGCAACGTCATGCAGACCTCGTCGGACGCCATCTACCTCGCCCGCCACGTGGGCCTGCGTTCAGGCGTGCCGAAAGAGCGACCGGCGCTGACCGTCAACCGCCTGTGCGGTTCGGGCTTCGAGGCGATGGTGCAGGGTGCGCGGGCCATCCTTTCGGGCGAAGCGAAAGTCTGCCTCGCCGGGGGCGCCGAATCGATGAGCCAGGCTCCACACGTCGTCCGCAGCGCTCGTTGGGGAGAGCTGCGGCTCGGTCCCGCCAAAGGCGCGTTCGGGGACACCCTGTGGGACGCGTTGCTCGATTCCTATTGCGGTCTCTCCATGGCCGAGACCGCCGAGGAGCTCGCCGACCGCTACGAGGTGACTAGGGAGGAGGCGGACACCGTCGCACTCCGTTCCCAGCGGCGGGCGGCCGCAGCCTTGCGAGAAGGCAGATTCGACGAGGAGCTTGCTGCGGTGACGCTGCGCGGCCGAAAGGGTGAGAAGCTCTTCCAGGCCGACGAGCATCTTCGTCCCGACACCACGGCCGAGGGGCTCGCCGGCCTGCGCCCCTACTTCAGGAAGGACGGCGTGGTCACGGCGGGCAACGCTTCGGGGATCGGAGACGGGGCGGCGAGCGCGGTGCTGGCCAGCGAGGAGTGGGCCGAGGCGCAGGGGATCCGTCCACTTGGCCGTATCCTTGCCTGGGCGTTTGTGGGAGTCGAGCCCAAGGTGATGGGGATTGGTCCGGCGCCGGCGGCGCGGGCGGCCATCGCCAAGGCCGGCCTGTCGATGGCCGACATCGACCTCTTCGAGATCAACGAAGCCTTCGCGGCGCAGTACAGGGCGGTGGAGAGGGAGCTCGAGCTCGATCCCGAACGCACCAACGTGAACGGCGGCGCCATCGCGCTCTCGCACCCGCTCGCGGCCTCCGGGGCTCGAATCACCATCCATCTCCTTCATGAACTCCGCCGCCGCGGCAAGCGCTTCGGACTGGGAGCCGCCTGCATCGGAGGCGGCCAAGGCGGGGCGGTGGTCGTCGAAGCGCTCTGA
- a CDS encoding 3-hydroxybutyryl-CoA dehydrogenase, whose product MKISSVGVAGCGLMGSGIVEVAAVRGFEVVCREVDDDAISVGRKRIEKSLARAVKKEKITAEARDAAFDRMSFTTQTADLAPCDIVIEAVIENIDVKNALFTELDGLASESTIFASNTSSLTVTDMAAATNRADRFVGLHFFNPVPVMKLVEVVRTIATSDETFERAFDFARALGKAPIAAKDNSGFVVNLLLVPYMMDAIRQLEAGVATIADIDKAMTLGCGYPMGPFVLSDFVGLDTLALIGEIMFDEYRDSRYAPPPLLRRLVALERYGRKTGAGFYDWSGERPVPLSL is encoded by the coding sequence ATGAAGATCAGCAGCGTAGGAGTCGCGGGATGCGGACTCATGGGAAGCGGCATCGTCGAGGTCGCTGCGGTGAGGGGTTTCGAGGTCGTATGCCGGGAGGTCGACGACGACGCGATCTCCGTCGGCAGGAAACGTATCGAGAAATCGCTGGCGAGGGCGGTGAAGAAGGAGAAAATCACCGCAGAAGCGCGTGACGCCGCCTTTGACAGAATGAGTTTCACGACCCAAACCGCCGATCTCGCCCCGTGCGACATCGTGATCGAGGCGGTAATCGAGAACATCGACGTCAAGAACGCCCTCTTCACCGAGCTCGACGGACTCGCGTCCGAGTCGACGATCTTCGCGTCCAACACCAGCTCTCTCACGGTCACCGACATGGCTGCGGCGACGAATCGCGCCGACCGCTTCGTCGGGCTCCACTTCTTCAATCCGGTGCCCGTGATGAAGCTCGTCGAGGTCGTGCGCACAATCGCGACGAGCGACGAAACCTTCGAGCGGGCCTTCGATTTCGCGCGTGCGCTCGGCAAGGCTCCCATCGCCGCGAAGGACAACTCGGGCTTCGTCGTGAACCTGCTGCTCGTGCCATACATGATGGACGCGATCAGGCAGCTCGAGGCCGGGGTGGCGACCATCGCCGACATCGACAAGGCGATGACCCTCGGCTGCGGCTACCCGATGGGCCCCTTCGTGCTGAGCGACTTCGTGGGCCTCGACACCCTCGCGCTGATCGGCGAGATCATGTTCGACGAGTACCGCGACTCCCGCTATGCGCCGCCCCCGCTCCTTCGGCGTCTGGTGGCGCTGGAAAGGTACGGGCGCAAGACGGGTGCCGGATTCTACGACTGGTCAGGCGAGCGGCCGGTTCCGCTCAGTCTTTAG
- the rpsU gene encoding 30S ribosomal protein S21: MPDTASGLSEPDLPCQALYPYPRRPVQRRFHRRSPRQALDRRRRRVYLSRLRKSGLSFATNAVHARPASPTSRPDRDGIRFVPLRGAVVLEVTIQESESLERALRRFKRKVQRSGLYSELRKRRFYEKPSAQRKRKREAAVRRERRRQSRGHF; encoded by the coding sequence ATGCCCGACACGGCTTCAGGGTTGTCCGAGCCCGACTTACCATGCCAAGCGCTCTACCCGTATCCTCGGCGACCGGTCCAGAGGCGATTCCACAGGCGGTCACCCCGTCAGGCCCTTGATCGCCGCCGCCGCCGCGTTTACCTTTCCCGCTTGCGGAAGTCCGGTCTGAGCTTCGCGACGAACGCGGTGCATGCTCGCCCAGCCTCCCCAACCTCGCGGCCCGACCGCGACGGAATCCGGTTCGTCCCCCTCAGAGGAGCAGTTGTCTTGGAAGTAACCATTCAGGAAAGCGAGAGCCTGGAGAGAGCTCTCCGGCGCTTCAAGCGCAAGGTTCAGCGTTCGGGGCTCTACTCGGAGCTTCGCAAGCGGCGGTTCTACGAGAAGCCGAGCGCTCAGAGGAAGCGCAAGCGGGAGGCCGCCGTCAGGCGCGAGCGCCGCAGGCAGAGCCGCGGCCACTTCTGA
- a CDS encoding ankyrin repeat domain-containing protein, translating to MKRFISTASIFLLFAVPAAGQVDCTGWGSPNFFRNATAEQVTSCLEAGADPNARAPNGRTPLHEVAASSRKPDVVVALIEAGADPNARDAAGNTPLHASWSNSNPEVGATLLKLGADPMAENDRGEVADPSNCENWTTSAFHQRATQATLVACLAAGLDVDAGDEWGRTPLHRAAREGDTAIVRVLVEAGANVNAGDWEGTTPLHAAARSDSTIVRVLLNAAADIGARNDRGETPLHHASRGADPNAANETPLHEWTHRRPDSAVVALLVEAGADVNARTHSGSTPLHGASSGRGPNPGIVAMLLAAGADVNARDWKGATPVWYGSREEIVNLLLAAGADVNAVDLWGRTPLHANPNDSRRVAMLLAAGADVDAMDLMGRTPLHEAAQGGRALAIATLVAAGAGVNARDAMGNTPLHAARSNRNPQPSVMGKLLELGADSTARNQRGTVAGRDAGSREVRSVPGGVRGIDRDGVPGADSDNCNDWQNWLQETLAAETLKACLESGWDIDVRNYINETPLNYVVRMRNAGLANLLLEVGADPNVPNNAKGTPLHGASEWGDLTVVDRLLELGADPHARDRRGWTPLHVASFSRSREATVPLIATLLDAGADPNARARAGYAPTYPTASALPLLASAALPQRAASVGDTPLHLASGASDDSSRVSALLAAGADPDGLNARDETPLHRAAAARHLANVRLLLEAGADANKRDENGNTPLHLVVAYGRRSVRSTNYYVNGRNPFFRAPPQPTPPHETADTALLERDTALAVALVRAGANLGLRNSGGETPLGRARRLGSAQLADKLQELGAAPETDPAEDRLAPVCDWERFDLFAVAPPASIRGCLEAGAELTARSEAEETPLHTLVRLLGWNRSFAPGAIAALLDAGEDVDARNRAGATPLHQAVGVPAVVSALLDRGADVNAPDDRGGSALHYAAKANRPESVRMLLEAGADLEMRYEKGATPLHSATGPWGSPAVVQLLADAGADVDARDENGETPLHWAVRQVSPAVVRRLLELGADRTAVDDWGRVSDPGACRLWPTPTFFAGATAAQVAACMEAGAEMTGMRDIGWFGTGTGRTISYPNGSTPLHVAATWTRDPAVINLLAGAGLDVRARNEEGHAPLDYAARDNTNPAVIAALVAAGARINAWSTDATPLYEAAGNANPEVAVALLEAGARMDALAKGYRTALHRAAAENANPALIAELVSRGADIHAKLPAGRTPLHEAAGKNPNPAVVVALLEAGAEVNARGTSQEVWEWNGLSDVFGYTNPWGQQWGLPPRMGNRTPLHEAVAGNANPAVVAALIEGGADIHARGDVDWMHDAAATPLYWAAALNPDATVLELLAKAGADVNARSGAGRTPLHIAALRNPVVFPKLLELGADPDALDREGKTPMDYAVENLWLQGMEEVSRLMEEKETNQGRRLG from the coding sequence ATGAAGCGATTCATTTCGACTGCATCCATCTTCCTCCTATTCGCGGTGCCTGCCGCCGGCCAGGTGGACTGCACGGGCTGGGGCTCCCCGAACTTCTTCCGGAACGCCACCGCCGAACAGGTGACGAGCTGTCTCGAAGCCGGCGCGGACCCGAACGCACGGGCCCCGAATGGAAGGACTCCGCTGCACGAAGTTGCGGCCTCGAGTCGGAAGCCGGACGTGGTTGTCGCCCTGATCGAGGCGGGAGCCGATCCCAATGCCCGGGACGCCGCCGGAAACACGCCCCTGCATGCATCGTGGTCCAACTCGAATCCCGAGGTGGGTGCAACACTGCTGAAGCTCGGGGCGGATCCCATGGCGGAAAACGACCGCGGCGAAGTGGCTGATCCTTCCAACTGCGAGAACTGGACCACGTCGGCGTTCCACCAGAGAGCCACCCAAGCCACGCTTGTCGCGTGCCTGGCGGCCGGCCTGGATGTCGACGCCGGGGACGAATGGGGCAGGACGCCCCTGCACCGGGCGGCCCGGGAGGGGGATACAGCCATCGTTCGGGTGCTGGTGGAGGCAGGTGCCAACGTCAACGCGGGAGACTGGGAGGGCACGACGCCGCTGCACGCCGCTGCACGCAGCGACTCGACAATCGTCCGGGTGCTACTGAATGCGGCCGCTGACATTGGCGCGCGCAACGACCGAGGCGAAACGCCTTTGCATCATGCGTCCCGCGGCGCGGATCCCAACGCAGCCAACGAAACCCCGCTTCACGAGTGGACACATCGGAGGCCGGACTCGGCCGTCGTGGCATTGCTGGTGGAGGCGGGAGCGGATGTCAACGCGCGCACCCACAGCGGCTCGACACCGCTGCACGGGGCGTCCTCCGGGCGGGGGCCGAACCCCGGCATCGTGGCCATGCTGCTGGCGGCCGGGGCGGATGTGAACGCACGGGACTGGAAAGGGGCGACCCCGGTGTGGTACGGAAGCCGTGAGGAGATCGTCAACTTGCTGTTGGCGGCCGGAGCCGATGTGAACGCGGTCGATCTTTGGGGAAGAACTCCCTTGCATGCGAACCCGAACGACTCTCGCCGAGTCGCGATGCTTCTGGCGGCGGGTGCGGACGTAGACGCGATGGACCTGATGGGTCGCACTCCGTTGCACGAGGCGGCGCAGGGCGGGCGGGCCTTGGCAATCGCGACTCTTGTGGCAGCCGGTGCCGGCGTGAATGCGCGGGACGCCATGGGGAACACGCCCCTGCACGCTGCCCGGTCCAACCGCAATCCGCAGCCCTCGGTAATGGGGAAGCTGCTGGAACTGGGAGCCGATTCGACAGCGCGGAACCAGCGTGGCACGGTCGCGGGTCGCGATGCCGGCTCCCGCGAGGTCCGCAGTGTCCCGGGCGGAGTTCGCGGTATCGATCGCGACGGAGTTCCCGGTGCCGATTCCGACAACTGCAACGACTGGCAGAACTGGCTCCAAGAGACCCTCGCTGCGGAAACCCTGAAGGCGTGCCTGGAGTCAGGCTGGGATATCGATGTTCGGAACTACATCAACGAGACTCCCCTGAACTACGTGGTCCGAATGAGGAATGCGGGCCTCGCGAATCTGCTTCTGGAGGTGGGAGCGGACCCGAATGTGCCGAACAATGCCAAAGGCACTCCGCTGCATGGAGCATCCGAATGGGGCGACCTCACCGTTGTAGACCGGCTGCTGGAGCTGGGAGCAGATCCGCACGCACGCGACCGAAGGGGGTGGACTCCCCTTCACGTCGCGTCCTTTTCCCGTTCCCGCGAGGCCACCGTGCCTTTGATCGCCACGCTTCTGGATGCGGGTGCGGACCCGAACGCGCGCGCCAGGGCGGGCTACGCCCCCACGTATCCGACTGCCAGCGCCCTCCCCCTGCTTGCCAGCGCCGCGCTTCCGCAAAGGGCGGCCAGTGTCGGCGACACACCTCTGCACCTGGCATCCGGCGCCAGCGACGATTCGTCGCGAGTTTCCGCCCTGCTTGCGGCCGGTGCCGATCCCGATGGATTGAACGCTAGGGACGAAACACCCCTGCACCGGGCAGCCGCAGCCAGACACCTCGCCAACGTACGCCTGCTTCTGGAGGCCGGCGCGGACGCCAACAAGCGCGACGAGAATGGCAACACTCCCCTGCATCTCGTGGTTGCATACGGCCGCAGATCGGTTCGGTCCACCAACTACTATGTGAACGGTCGCAATCCCTTCTTTCGCGCCCCCCCGCAGCCGACACCCCCGCATGAGACGGCCGACACGGCGCTGTTGGAGCGCGACACGGCGCTGGCTGTTGCGTTGGTGCGTGCCGGGGCGAACCTTGGACTGCGAAACAGCGGTGGCGAGACCCCGCTGGGGAGGGCCAGGAGGTTGGGAAGCGCCCAACTGGCAGACAAACTTCAGGAACTGGGGGCAGCGCCGGAAACCGATCCGGCGGAGGACCGGTTGGCCCCGGTTTGCGACTGGGAGCGCTTCGATCTGTTCGCCGTGGCTCCACCTGCGAGCATTCGGGGTTGTCTGGAGGCCGGCGCCGAACTGACCGCCCGCAGCGAAGCGGAGGAAACGCCGCTGCATACTCTGGTGCGGCTTCTGGGTTGGAATCGTTCCTTCGCCCCGGGTGCTATCGCCGCCCTGCTGGATGCCGGGGAGGACGTGGACGCACGGAACCGGGCGGGTGCAACCCCGCTGCACCAAGCCGTCGGCGTACCCGCCGTTGTCTCGGCTCTGCTGGATCGCGGCGCGGATGTCAACGCTCCCGACGATCGTGGTGGTTCGGCCTTGCACTACGCAGCAAAGGCGAACCGGCCCGAGAGCGTCAGGATGCTCCTCGAGGCAGGGGCGGACTTGGAGATGCGCTACGAGAAAGGTGCCACGCCTCTGCATTCGGCTACCGGGCCCTGGGGTTCTCCTGCGGTAGTCCAGCTCCTGGCGGATGCCGGTGCCGACGTGGACGCGCGCGACGAGAACGGGGAGACCCCCCTTCACTGGGCCGTGAGGCAGGTCAGTCCCGCCGTCGTCCGGCGCCTGCTGGAACTCGGGGCCGATCGAACGGCGGTGGACGACTGGGGCAGGGTTTCCGATCCGGGCGCTTGCCGGTTGTGGCCGACACCGACTTTCTTCGCCGGGGCTACGGCCGCGCAGGTAGCCGCGTGTATGGAAGCGGGGGCGGAGATGACGGGCATGAGGGACATTGGGTGGTTCGGAACCGGCACTGGTCGGACGATATCTTATCCGAATGGCTCCACACCCCTCCATGTAGCGGCCACGTGGACCCGGGACCCGGCCGTTATCAATCTCCTGGCGGGTGCCGGGTTGGACGTACGGGCCCGAAACGAGGAAGGCCATGCCCCATTGGACTACGCCGCCCGTGACAACACCAATCCTGCCGTGATCGCCGCGCTGGTCGCCGCTGGCGCGCGGATCAATGCATGGTCGACGGACGCGACTCCGCTGTACGAGGCCGCAGGCAATGCGAATCCCGAGGTCGCGGTCGCGTTGCTGGAGGCCGGAGCTCGGATGGACGCGTTGGCGAAGGGGTACAGGACGGCACTCCACCGGGCGGCTGCCGAGAACGCGAACCCGGCGCTGATCGCGGAACTCGTGAGCAGGGGCGCCGATATTCATGCAAAGTTGCCGGCGGGTCGGACCCCGCTCCACGAAGCTGCCGGCAAGAACCCGAACCCCGCCGTCGTCGTAGCGCTCTTGGAGGCGGGTGCGGAGGTGAATGCCAGGGGCACAAGTCAGGAAGTGTGGGAGTGGAACGGACTGAGTGATGTCTTTGGATATACCAACCCCTGGGGCCAGCAATGGGGCCTGCCTCCCAGGATGGGAAACCGGACACCCCTGCATGAAGCAGTAGCGGGAAACGCCAACCCCGCCGTCGTCGCGGCGCTGATCGAAGGCGGAGCCGATATCCACGCGCGCGGTGATGTGGACTGGATGCATGACGCAGCCGCCACGCCCCTGTACTGGGCGGCCGCCCTCAACCCCGACGCGACCGTGCTGGAATTGCTCGCAAAGGCCGGGGCGGATGTGAACGCGCGCAGCGGAGCGGGCCGGACGCCGCTTCACATCGCGGCCCTGCGCAACCCGGTCGTGTTCCCGAAGCTGCTCGAGCTGGGCGCCGATCCCGACGCGCTCGACCGGGAGGGCAAGACCCCCATGGACTACGCGGTCGAGAACCTGTGGCTGCAGGGTATGGAGGAGGTAAGCCGGTTGATGGAGGAAAAGGAAACGAATCAGGGCAGGAGGCTCGGATGA
- a CDS encoding M20/M25/M40 family metallo-hydrolase has product MPSSSPAHLARASHMTGKAGRSLCPGAMRHPFRCFAIGLAALLHTAAPSAAQPAGEIAQSYRRAHEAEILRDFAELLTYPNRSSDTEDIMRNARFIRDLLSEAGAESELLTLDGVAPLVYGELEVPGATRTLGIYVHYDGQPVDPRNWTHPPFEPTLYSASMEVGGEPIPMPGPGDPVDPDWRIYARSAGDDKAPITAVLTVLEAFREGDVNLTSNLVFFFDGEEETGSRNLGRYMEMRAEALEEIDIWLFFDGPAHQSGRPQLTFGVRGSMGMEITVYGATRNLHSGHYGNWTPDTGSILAHLLASMKDRDGRVLVEGWYDTADPLGEEEQAALASIPDVDPTLRRELGLAWTEGQGESIAERLLLPALNVRGITSGNTGALARNVIPNTAVAALGIRLVKGNDPAHLRRLVVEHIQDRGFHVVTEDPDMETRLRHPRIAKVTGGGGYPAARTSMADPFVQQVIGAASNAADRAFGPGSLVLAPGMGGTLPLYLFTDVAGKPAIVVPVANHDNNQHAPDENLRIGNLWYAIDLYAELLTMPPVVS; this is encoded by the coding sequence ATGCCTTCCTCCTCCCCCGCCCACCTCGCCCGCGCAAGCCACATGACCGGGAAAGCCGGTCGCTCGCTGTGCCCTGGAGCGATGCGCCACCCTTTCCGATGCTTCGCCATCGGCCTGGCCGCGCTGCTTCATACCGCCGCTCCTTCCGCGGCCCAGCCCGCCGGGGAGATCGCACAGAGCTACCGGCGCGCCCACGAGGCCGAGATTCTGCGCGACTTCGCCGAGCTGCTCACCTATCCCAACCGGTCGAGCGACACCGAGGACATCATGCGAAACGCACGCTTCATACGTGACCTCCTGAGCGAGGCGGGAGCCGAATCGGAGCTGCTTACCCTCGACGGCGTGGCACCGCTCGTCTACGGCGAACTCGAGGTCCCGGGCGCGACCCGCACCTTGGGCATCTACGTTCACTACGACGGTCAGCCGGTCGATCCCCGGAACTGGACCCATCCCCCGTTCGAACCCACCCTCTATTCGGCCTCGATGGAGGTGGGCGGCGAACCGATCCCGATGCCCGGACCCGGCGATCCGGTCGATCCCGACTGGCGCATCTATGCCCGTTCGGCCGGCGACGACAAGGCTCCGATCACGGCTGTACTCACGGTTCTGGAGGCTTTTCGCGAGGGCGACGTGAACCTGACCTCGAACCTGGTCTTCTTCTTCGACGGCGAAGAGGAGACTGGATCGCGCAACCTCGGCCGCTACATGGAGATGCGCGCCGAGGCGTTGGAAGAAATCGACATCTGGCTGTTCTTCGACGGGCCAGCCCACCAGAGCGGACGTCCGCAGCTCACCTTCGGAGTGCGGGGTTCGATGGGCATGGAAATCACGGTCTACGGCGCCACGCGCAATCTTCATTCCGGCCACTACGGCAACTGGACACCCGACACCGGCAGCATCTTGGCACACCTGCTGGCGTCGATGAAGGACCGGGATGGTAGGGTTCTGGTGGAAGGCTGGTACGACACCGCCGACCCACTCGGCGAGGAGGAGCAGGCGGCTTTGGCGTCGATCCCCGACGTGGACCCGACGTTGCGCAGGGAGCTGGGGCTCGCATGGACGGAGGGACAGGGAGAATCGATCGCCGAACGCCTTCTCCTGCCCGCCCTCAACGTCCGCGGAATCACTAGCGGAAACACCGGCGCACTGGCCCGCAACGTCATACCCAACACCGCCGTCGCCGCCCTCGGCATCCGACTGGTCAAGGGCAACGATCCCGCGCATCTTCGCCGGCTCGTGGTCGAACACATCCAGGATCGGGGTTTCCATGTGGTGACCGAGGACCCCGACATGGAGACCAGGCTGCGCCATCCGCGCATTGCCAAGGTGACGGGCGGGGGCGGCTATCCGGCTGCGCGGACGAGCATGGCCGACCCCTTTGTGCAACAGGTGATCGGCGCGGCCTCGAACGCGGCCGACCGGGCGTTCGGACCTGGTTCGCTCGTGCTCGCGCCGGGAATGGGCGGGACGCTGCCGCTCTACCTGTTCACCGATGTCGCGGGTAAGCCGGCGATCGTGGTACCGGTCGCCAACCACGACAACAATCAGCACGCTCCGGACGAGAACCTCCGGATCGGGAACCTGTGGTACGCGATCGACCTGTATGCGGAGCTGTTGACCATGCCGCCGGTTGTGTCGTAG
- a CDS encoding isocitrate/isopropylmalate dehydrogenase family protein, whose product MASEIRVAVIEGDGIGPEVIREATRAAKAVEAAFDTSLFEMTELPLSADRYLEAGVTVTEDEFRSISEDFDAVLLGALGDPRVPGNEHARDILLGMRFRLDLYVNHRPAILVSPELSPLKRARLPTRIDTFRENTEGAYLGMGGSFKTGTADEIAIEEDVNTRKGVERIVRAAFEFARERGRGRVTLVDKANAQPWAGGLYRRVFGEVAAEFDGIETDHAYIDTAAMNLVRRPELYEVIVTSNLFGDIVSDLAAAVTGGLGMAASANLHPGRHALFEPVHGSAPDIAGRGIANPLGAVRCVGMMLDHFGHAQAAALLEETVVRSVQTGVTTPDLGGSAGTVEVGDWVVDEIAGAGPRTRPSRTGKPRKKAAWM is encoded by the coding sequence ATGGCTTCCGAGATCCGGGTGGCCGTGATCGAGGGCGACGGCATCGGACCGGAAGTGATCCGGGAGGCTACCCGCGCCGCGAAGGCGGTGGAGGCCGCGTTCGACACCTCTCTCTTCGAGATGACGGAGCTGCCGCTGAGCGCGGACCGCTATCTGGAGGCGGGCGTGACCGTCACCGAGGACGAGTTTCGGAGCATCTCCGAGGACTTTGACGCGGTTCTGCTCGGAGCTCTGGGCGATCCCCGAGTGCCCGGCAACGAACACGCCAGGGACATTCTTCTCGGCATGCGCTTCCGGCTCGACCTCTACGTCAATCACCGTCCGGCCATCCTGGTGTCGCCCGAGCTCTCTCCTCTGAAACGGGCACGGCTGCCGACCCGGATCGACACCTTTCGCGAGAACACCGAGGGAGCCTACCTCGGCATGGGCGGGTCGTTCAAGACCGGGACCGCCGACGAAATCGCCATCGAGGAGGACGTGAACACCCGCAAGGGAGTCGAGCGCATCGTCCGGGCCGCATTCGAGTTCGCCCGCGAGCGCGGTCGCGGACGGGTGACCCTTGTGGACAAGGCCAACGCCCAGCCTTGGGCCGGCGGCCTCTATCGCCGGGTCTTCGGTGAGGTGGCGGCCGAGTTTGACGGAATCGAGACCGATCACGCCTATATCGACACTGCGGCCATGAATCTGGTCCGACGGCCGGAGCTCTACGAGGTGATCGTCACCTCGAATCTCTTCGGGGACATCGTCAGCGACCTGGCGGCGGCAGTGACCGGCGGTCTCGGGATGGCGGCGTCGGCGAACCTCCATCCCGGCCGCCACGCGCTCTTCGAGCCGGTCCATGGTTCGGCCCCCGACATAGCCGGGCGCGGCATCGCCAATCCTCTCGGCGCCGTCCGGTGCGTGGGCATGATGCTCGACCACTTCGGCCACGCGCAGGCCGCCGCTCTGCTGGAGGAGACGGTGGTCCGATCGGTCCAGACGGGCGTGACGACCCCGGATCTGGGCGGATCGGCCGGCACTGTCGAGGTCGGCGACTGGGTTGTCGACGAGATCGCCGGTGCGGGGCCGCGGACGCGGCCAAGCCGGACTGGAAAACCGAGGAAGAAGGCGGCATGGATGTAG